One stretch of Candida orthopsilosis Co 90-125, chromosome 3 draft sequence DNA includes these proteins:
- a CDS encoding Ras2 protein (protein similar to S. cerevisiae Ras2p, which activates adenylate cyclase and is involved in growth of cerevisiae) produces MEVCHDDLQVITKKYDVCVLGSTNVGKSSMIYRFIHDQFMENIEGQDLYTKKYINKQGDCDILTIYDSDFTNDMYMKSMQLSIINASCLIFAYSIDNLTSFLSIDDYYHHINSFRKEMPPIFIIGCKSDLEIQRQVPYEEGAELAIKLRACSFHECSAKENVGIDELFQDVIDVLSDLKVESQQTSQYHEHINGGSTGAFPRTIGDLSRSSSMSFSNNNSLHAMRTDSSVHVKPHSPSQLRQVHSSKSIQLAKGENSVTGSKTGTQLEKILQEHHEGTSTSQTTLAEGDTALAQTNIELRNEQVNTISEKKHKIGNKRGSNRQYSTTGELDHPKNKCCVIT; encoded by the coding sequence atggagGTCTGCCACGATGACTTGCAAGTCATCACCAAGAAATATGACGTCTGTGTCTTGGGTTCGACCAATGTTGGTAAGTCATCAATGATTTATCGTTTCATTCATGATCAATTCATGGAGAATATCGAAGGACAGGATTTATACACCAAGAAAtatatcaacaaacaaGGTGATTGTGATATTTTAACCATTTATGATTCAGATTTTACTAATGATATGTATATGAAAAGCATGCAACTATCAATAATTAATGCatcttgtttaatttttgcTTATTCTATTGATAACTTAACTTCGTTCTTATCGATTGACGATTATTATCATCATATCAATCTGTTTCGAAAAGAAATGCCTCCGATTTTTATCATTGGGTGTAAATcagatttggaaatacAACGACAAGTTCCGTATGAAGAAGGAGCCGAATTGGCAATAAAATTGAGAGCTTGTTCGTTTCATGAGTGTTCAGCAAAGGAGAACGTTGGAATTGATGAACTTTTCCAAGATGTTATTGATGTATTGAGTGATTTAAAAGTCGAATCACAACAAACCTCACAATATCATGAACATATAAATGGGGGAAGTACTGGTGCCTTCCCACGTACGATTGGTGATTTATCAAGAAGCAGTTCAATGAGCTTCAGTAACAACAATTCACTTCATGCTATGAGAACTGATTCACTGGTTCATGTAAAGCCACATCTGCCATCACAATTACGACAGGTACATTCTTCCAAGTCGATTCAACTTGCAAAGGGAGAAAATTCGGTTACCGGCAGCAAAACTGGTACgcaattggaaaaaattcTTCAAGAACATCACGAAGGCACATCCACTTCACAAACTACCCTTGCTGAAGGCGACACCGCACTTGCACAAACCAATATTGAACTCAGAAATGAGCAGGTTAATACCATTTCCGAGAAGAAACACAAAATAGGGAATAAAAGGGGTTCCAATAGGCAATACTCAACAACAGGGGAGCTTGACCACCCGAAGAACAAATGCTGTGTTATCACCTGA
- a CDS encoding Cmk1 calcium/calmodulin-dependent protein kinase II, with the protein MTHLYTKRFTPWNTESTPTSGSSSTTTIASRSSEYMLSKSPIGEGSYSVVYECKNKHTGNHYAAKKYNKSLSYGLESLLQGEFEILSQISMSHPRILSLFDYFETSNSFYFVTDLAEGGDLFNKIVYDSPGGKIEPSTAREIVTQLISAVSYLHSNSIVHRDIKPENILFSSHNSNEILLGDFGLARVLKPHQKLHDMSGTLSYMAPEMFNREKGYSFPVDVWAIGVCVYFMLCGYMPFDCETDDETKDAIMNKKYLFEPPDYWVDVPESAKDFILSCFETSPESRPTSNELVNDHSDDIARSTCGKDDTDAATFATQKAEIHKIFQNMPRHSQAKVGSPKQYSPATFLEAEDDVVARGAFCMTPECVTELNTPITSTCPSREQSWLQLKKSKENMTNKLGGGIRVAEGKQRSPAKFSI; encoded by the coding sequence ATGACTCATCTATACACTAAAAGATTTACTCCATGGAACACGGAGTCAACACCAACATCCGGATCTTCCAGCACAACCACTATTGCATCGCGAAGCTCGGAATACATGCTTTCGAAAAGTCCCATAGGTGAAGGTTCTTACTCAGTGGTGTATGAATGTAAGAACAAACATACAGGAAACCACTATGCAGCAAAAAAGTACAACAAAAGTCTATCATACGGTTTGGAGCTGCTACTACAAGGAGAGTTTGAGATATTGAGTCAGATATCGATGTCGCATCCGCGTATTCTACTGttatttgattattttgaGACGAGCAATAGCTTTTATTTTGTCACAGATTTAGCTGAAGGAGGCGAcctattcaacaaaatagTTTACGATTCACCTGGTGGTAAGATTGAGCCTTCAACAGCAAGAGAAATTGTGACTCAACTAATATCGGCTGTGTCATACCTACATTCAAACTCTATAGTTCACAGGGATATAAAACCcgaaaatattttgttttccCTGCATAATTCCAATGAGATCTTGCTTGGTGATTTTGGCTTGGCTAGAGTGTTGAAACCGCATCAGAAGCTACATGATATGTCTGGAACTTTGAGTTATATGGCACCCGAAATGTTTAATAGGGAAAAGGGGTACAGTTTTCCGGTTGATGTTTGGGCCATTGGGGTCTGCGTATACTTTATGTTGTGTGGATACATGCCATTTGACTGTGAAAcagatgatgaaacaaaagatgcCATTATGAATAAGAAGTACTTGTTTGAACCTCCAGACTATTGGGTCGACGTTCCAGAGTCAGCCAAAGACTTTATACTCTCATGCTTTGAAACGAGCCCGGAAAGTAGACCCACACTGAACGAGTTAGTTAATGACCACTCTGATGATATCGCCAGATCGACATGCGGCAAAGATGATACAGATGCAGCCacatttgcaacacaaaAGGCAGAAattcacaaaatttttcaaaacatgCCCAGACATTCTCAAGCAAAAGTCGGCTCGCCAAAGCAGTATTCGCCAGCAACTTTCCTAGAGGCagaagatgatgttgttgcaaGGGGTGCATTTTGCATGACTCCAGAATGCGTTACTGAATTGAATACTCCGATCACTTCTACGTGCCCGTCACGCGAACAGTCCTGgttgcaattgaagaaactgaAAGAAAATATGACAAACAAGTTAGGAGGCGGAATACGCGTTGCTGAAGGTAAACAGCGGTCTCCAGCTaaattttccatttga
- a CDS encoding Rax1 protein (involved in bud site selection), with the protein MYNEKYASDFPNSNYLSNLNNLNGTNQNIQLNRLPTLGEILANKSKSPVDLFTFYQFMQDVEGRVDYLDFWFDLINHLNLCKHYVKGLRDSIVRQSSHFQSSSQRQSQPIRDDTSVASGSNHQAQRNSSSSHPNSSTTPTRGAFQFRNSNPISEKSTKHKSLSSSILLDLIINDNILEENDSHRLSAFLRGDINLDNLDPKLKDLIEQYNAEIEANENANRGAAPSSQNPNSPGYSGGMGRSSPSFLSNSRLSGSSFHPPNHPQEPKRVSSHSGLLHDDDDDSIDHFPHSNDSSYENQLDIGQADQAVNASQYVSLQSGRKSDTSVDKLKHDYPQPQSPYARQFNNSNSQRHSNKRESTVNPSLLERLIRDSPATSHGSFITRENLRESSHNLLLKYFVEDSEKNLNLPPQVNSYIIKSIEVDGRDDPDVFNYVKHYVFNRLENDHLPKFLDFMATRNINHSNFGRIIAGFFFLFIAFWVSFILVFLNYRKGLRPVIVLPFLLAFYLIISSIYLIDPVMAWFGISETFSKKNGQSLIRVREKFVYNFILKRSLWVLFVILVFTTIMTILFSLVPGHRL; encoded by the coding sequence ATGTATAACGAAAAGTATGCACTGGATTTTCCCAATTCAAACTACTTGtccaatttgaacaatctTAATggaacaaatcaaaatataCAATTGAACAGGTTACCCACTTTAGGAGAAATTCTAGCCAACAAGTCCAAATCACCGGTTGACCTATTCACTTTTTACCAATTTATGCAGGATGTTGAAGGAAGGGTGGATTATTTGGatttttggtttgatttAATTAACCACTTAAACTTGTGTAAGCATTATGTCAAGGGTTTAAGAGATTCCATCGTGCGTCAATCATCACATTTCCAATCTAGTTCTCAACGTCAATCACAACCAATACGTGATGATACGAGTGTTGCCTCTGGTTCCAATCACCAGGCACAACGTAATAGTTCATCATCGCAcccaaattcatcaactacCCCAACCAGAGGTGCATTTCAATTCCGTAACTCAAACCCAATTTCAGAAAAATCGACCAAACACAAGTCTTTGAGTTCATCGATCTTGcttgatttgattattaATGATAACAttcttgaagaaaatgattcaCATAGATTATCAGCGTTTTTAAGAGGTGATATAAATTTGGATAATCTAgatccaaaattgaaagatcTCATTGAGCAATACAATGCAGAGATTGAAGCTAATGAAAATGCCAATAGAGGTGCTGCTCCATCTTCACAAAACCCGAATTCTCCTGGCTACTCCGGTGGGATGGGGAGATCATCACCAAGTTTTTTATCAAACTCAAGATTATCTGGTTCATCATTCCACCCACCAAATCATCCTCAAGAACCAAAAAGAGTTAGTTCACATTCTGGATTGTTgcatgatgatgatgatgatagtATTGATCATTTCCCTCATTCCAATGACTCGTCTTACGAAAACCAATTAGATATTGGACAAGCTGACCAAGCTGTGAATGCATCACAATATGTGTCTTTACAATCGGGTCGCAAATCAGACACCAGTGTTGACAAGTTGAAGCATGATTACCCTCAACCTCAAAGCCCTTATGCGAgacaattcaacaacagcaacagccaACGTCATTCAAACAAACGTGAGTCTACTGTTAACCCATCACTTTTGGAGAGATTAATTAGAGATTCACCTGCTACATCTCATGGATCTTTTATCACTAGAGAAAATTTACGAGAATCGTCACATAATTtattattgaaatattttgttgaagattcagaaaagaatttaaatttaCCACCACAAGTAAACTcctacatcatcaaactGATTGAAGTAGATGGGCGTGATGATCCTGATGTTTTCAACTATGTAAAGCACTATGTGTTTAACCGATTAGAAAATGATCATTTACCtaaatttcttgattttatGGCCACTAGAAATATCAATCattccaattttggaaGAATTATTGCTGggtttttctttttattcattGCCTTTTGGGTAAGTTTCATATTGGTATTCCTAAATTATCGAAAGGGATTAAGACCTGTGATTGTTTTACCTTTTTTATTGGCTTTTTATTTAATCATATCATCCATTTACCTAATTGATCCAGTTATGGCTTGGTTTGGAATACTGgaaactttttcaaaaaaaaatggaCAATCTTTGATCAGGGTTAGAGAAAAGTTTGTTTATAATTTCATCTTGAAGAGAAGTTTATGGGTATTGTTTGTAATTTTGGTGTTTACCACTATTATGACAATCTTGTTTAGTTTAGTTCCTGGTCATAGGTTATAG
- a CDS encoding Mak21 66S pre-ribosomal particle component, translated as MSSILNLSNLKDKISSKLSSQGSSRNQKPGKDSKKKDSQKPKEYKQEEVKSKETKKKDNEGENSKKSKQSSVVSDGKNLNNTNEILRQEALALGATEEDLKLLQGIESDDEKSEIEFDDDSKLDKEFGNDLSKFIKDIGLGNGEAVVIDDESIEEVDGSDSIEEEEEEGEDVSLEDGISSSESSSDEEEEEKEEEEEVPELVQDTTTNSTTNGEDGVVVKEADLKKSKIKKVEKEENADEITDFSMVSSGKLAVPNRLDWYNIYPLTNTDALPKLDRFARERLLERGQKTLDKDNKVYLEEFASNSSQKKFLSQILSDGTLNDKISALTLLVQEAPLHNLKALDTLLLYCDKKSRTAALQSIAALKDLLLNGLLPDRKLFAFDKQPLSKDESSMTDAQLAVFCFEDHLKKTYFKLLQILERLLQDPIVHVRMNALNHVFDLLKSKPEQEVNLLKLGVNKLGDTDNKVAAKASYLILQLEQTHPAMKKIVTDAVIDVIFQSTTDDHSKYYGVTTLNQTIITRREDELANSLVKTYFALFEKVLIESSFFAKSTGDSEKDKLIGESQKGRKNNRKNFKKGKKGGKSVKQEEKSQQEIIEEKNSKMFSALLTGLNRAFPFCNLPNEIFQSHLDTLFKITHSSNFNTAIQALVLINHIITKQELNSDRYYRTLYESLLDSRLVNTSKQGIYLNLLYKSLKNDSSNIPRVLAFVKRIIQVIAHWLNVGAIAGMLYLLMELSKSMPEIGDLLIDVNSRPDEEKGDDANKEPSAEIEGSDKTDSISIQQVNVYDPKKRDPNYANADKSSLWEIDLFVNHFHPTVSLYASSFIDGTPQTKPDLGLYTLAHFLDRFVYKNAKQKPQTKGSSIMQPLGGAHTGELLVRSTNVLDHSIPANTENWLNKKVNDIRADERFFHQYFTTKVNKLKKKTKEEDEEKEGEEGEDIDGEDRDENGMDDDEVWKALVNSRPDVEASSGDEMSDLDPEDFSDLDDDEEVELSGEDEDGGDFDDGEINEFDRPLSVGNDIDDNDNSDAEFNKFIDDEAEEDFDDEFDEDEAKMFNINDDDELSDSEVDIKMLEDMDVSGGDGSEEEEEQKPVKQNKKRKSDKEEDNSSMSKKKSKRPRIKDLPLFASAEDYADKL; from the coding sequence ATGAGCTCCATTTTGAACTTGTCAAACTTGAAAGACAAGATATCATCAAAGTTGAGTCTGCAGGGATCCTCAAGAAATCAGAAACCTGGTAAggattcaaaaaagaaggatCTGCAAAAACCTAAGGAATACAAACAAGAGGAGGTAAAGTCGAAGGagacaaagaagaaagataATGAGGGAGAAAATAGTAAGAAGAGTAAGCAATCCAGTGTTGTTTCTGACGGCAAGAATCTTAACAACACAAACGAGATTTTGCGTCAGGAGGCATTAGCTTTAGGTGCAACAGAAgaggatttgaaattactACAAGGAATAGAAAGTGACGATGAAAAGAGTgaaattgagtttgatgatgattcaaaattggataagGAGTTTGGAAACGATTTAAGtaaattcatcaaggaTATTGGCTTAGGAAATGGGGAAGCTGTTGTCATTGACGATGAGAGTATCGAAGAGGTAGATGGTAGTGACAGTattgaggaagaagaagaagaaggagaagatgTCTCTTTGGAAGATGGTATATCGAGCTCTGAATCAAGctctgatgaagaagaagaggaaaaggaagaagaggaagaggtGCCGGAATTAGTTCAAGATACCACCACAAACTCTACAACTAATGGTGAAGATGGAGTGGTTGTGAAAGAGGCCGATCTAAAGAAGtcaaagatcaaaaaagtagagaaagaagaaaatgcAGATGAAATTACCGACTTCTCCATGGTTTCAAGTGGAAAACTTGCTGTTCCAAACAGATTGGATTGGTATAATATCTATCCACTCACAAACACGGATGCTTTACCCAAGCTAGATCGATTTGCCCGTGAAAGATTACTTGAACGTGGACAAAAAACATTAGATAAAGACAACAAAGTGTACTTGGAAGAATTTGCTTCCAACTCttcacaaaagaaattcttGTCACAAATCTTGTCTGATGGTACGTTAAATGACAAGATTTCAGCATTGACCTTGTTAGTACAGGAAGCACCATTGCATAACTTGAAAGCTCTTGATACCCTTTTATTGTATTGTGATAAGAAATCAAGAACTGCTGCATTACAATCAATAGCTGCTTTGAAGGATTTGCTACTCAATGGACTATTACCTGATCGTAAATTGTTTGCATTTGACAAACAGCCCttatcaaaagatgaaTCTTCAATGACTGATGCTCAATTAGCTGTATTCTGTTTCGAagatcatttgaaaaagacatatttcaaattacttCAGATTTTGGAGAGGCTCTTGCAGGATCCAATTGTTCATGTTAGAATGAATGCATTGAACcatgtttttgatttgctaaaatcaaaaccagAACAAGAagtcaatttgttgaaattgggtGTAAATAAATTGGGTGATACTGATAACAAAGTAGCGGCAAAAGCTTCTTACTTGATCTTACAATTGGAACAAACACACCCAgcaatgaaaaagattgtcACTGATGCAGTAATTGATGTTATATTTCAAAGTACCACCGATGATCATTCTAAGTATTATGGTGTTACTACACTCAACCAAACCATCATTACAAGAAGAGAAGATGAGTTGGCAAATTCCTTAGTCAAGACTTACTTTGcattatttgaaaaggTACTAATCGAAAGCAGtttctttgcaaaatcaactgGTGATTCTGAAAAGGACAAGTTGATTGGTGAATCTCAAAAGGGAAGAAAGAATAATCgaaagaatttcaaaaagggTAAGAAGGGAGGTAAATCAGTAAAACAAGAGGAGAAATCTCAACAAGAGATAATTGAAGAGAAGAACTCAAAAATGTTTTCAGCCTTGTTAACTGGTTTGAATCGTGCTTTTCCCTTTTGCAACTTGCCTaatgaaatatttcaaagtcATTTGGACactttattcaaaattacCCATAGTAGTAATTTTAATACTGCTATACAAGCTTTAGTTTTAATTAATCACATCATTAccaaacaagaattgaacTCAGATAGATACTACAGAACCTTATATGAATCGTTACTTGACTCGAGATTGGTAAACACTTCAAAACAAGGAATTTACTTGAACTTGTTGTacaaatcattgaagaatGATTCTTCGAACATTCCAAGAGTTTTAGCATTTGTGAAAAGGATAATTCAAGTGATTGCCCATTGGTTGAATGTGGGGGCTATTGCTGGTATGTTGTATTTACTTATGGAATTATCCAAGTCGATGCCTGAAATTGGCGATTTGTTAATTGATGTCAATTCAAGAcctgatgaagaaaaggGGGACGATGCCAACAAGGAGCCATCTGCAGAGATAGAAGGATCAGACAAAACTGATTCGATCTCCATTCAGCAAGTCAACGTTTATGACCCAAAGAAACGTGATCCAAATTATGCCAATGCTGATAAATCATCCTTGTGGGAAATCGACTTATTTGTTAACCACTTCCATCCCACTGTATCTCTTTATGCATCATCGTTCATTGACGGTACTCCACAGACCAAACCTGACTTGGGACTATACACATTAGCTCATTTCTTGGATCGTTTTGTTTACAAGAATGCCAAGCAAAAACCACAAACAAAGGGTTCTTCAATCATGCAGCCATTGGGCGGAGCACATACAGGTGAGTTGTTGGTAAGGTCAACGAATGTTTTGGATCATTCGATTCCGGCAAATACCGAAAACTGgttgaacaaaaaagtGAATGATATTAGAGCCGATGAGAGGTTTTTCCATCAATATTTTACTACAAAGGtgaacaagttgaaaaagaagacaaaagaagaagatgaagaaaaagagggAGAAGAGGGAGAAGAtattgatggtgaagataGAGATGAGAATGGtatggatgatgatgaagtttgGAAAGCCTTGGTCAACTCTAGACCCGATGTCGAAGCTTCGTCCGGTGATGAAATGTCTGACCTTGATCCTGAAGACTTTTCTGATTTGGACGATGACGAAGAAGTGGAGCTTCTGGGagaggatgaagatggtggCGATTTTGATGACGGAGAgattaatgaatttgacAGACCACTTTCAGTAGGAAATGATATTGACGATAATGATAATTCTGATGCAGaatttaacaaattcattgacGATGAGgctgaagaagattttgatgacgaatttgatgaagatgaagcaAAAATGTTCAATATtaatgatgacgatgagTTGTCTGATTCGGAAGTTGATATCAAGATGTTGGAGGACATGGATGTGAGTGGAGGCGATGgtagtgaagaagaagaagaacaaaagcCAGTCAagcaaaacaagaaaagaaagagtgACAAGGAAGAAGATAATTCGTCCATGTCAAAGAAGAAGTCCAAAAGACCAAGAATTAAAGACTTGCCATTATTTGCATCAGCGGAAGACTACGCTGACAAGTTATAG
- a CDS encoding Rpl19a predicted ribosomal protein L19 produces the protein MANLRTQKRLAASVVGVGKRKIWLDPNETSEIANANSRHAIRKLYKNGTIVKKPNTIHSKSRARALKESKAAGRHMGYGKRKGTKDARMPQQVLWMRRLRVLRRLLAKYRDAGKIDRHLYHNLYKAAKGNTFKHKRSLVEHIITAKAEALREKALKEEAEARRVRNRAARERRQQRINEKREAYLAEGTTDE, from the exons AT GGCTAACTTAAGAACTCAAAAGAGACTTGCTGCAAGTGTTGTTGGTGTCggtaaaagaaaaatttggttAGACCCAAATGAAACCTCTGAAATCGCCAATGCCAACTCCAGACATGCTATCAGAAAATTGTACAAGAACGGTACTATTGTCAAGAAGCCAAACACCATCCACTCTAAGTCAAGAGCTAGAGCCTTGAAGGAATCCAAAGCTGCTGGTAGACACATGGGTTACGGTAAGAGAAAAGGTACCAAGGATGCTCGTATGCCACAACAAGTTTTGTGGATGAGAAGATTGAGAGTCTTGAGAAGATTATTGGCTAAATACAGAGATGCCGGTAAGATTGACAGACACTTGTACCACAACTTGTACAAGGCTGCTAAAGGTAACACTTTCAAACACAAGAGATCTTTGGTTGAACATATCATCACTGCTAAGGCTGAAGCTTTGCGTGAAAAGGCTCTTAAGGAAGAAGCTGAAGCTAGAAGAGTCAGAAACAGAGCTGCTAGAGAAAGAAGACAACAAAGAATCAACGAAAAGAGAGAAGCTTACTTGGCTGAAGGAACTACCGACGAATAA
- a CDS encoding histone acetyltransferase complex subunit, with protein sequence MTSNYASSLNHIPPMNHDAYVQKPREEMDLSELYPDLDESSQIPIFFIDYSNEDQEYGNFSAGKTQQFANGKSNTSASDGQITNLKAPVFKKIQPTVPNPNIKFNKQLLEYGFQEPSKGSGRKEKNTYIRQFEIPTSIVKQSDKIDEETIIKQYLNKRQLLVEYDMDEQDTLYLQDRNKQTKNVIKITPEVFETMITTLEDEWSKLEHRMNMLTNTDGQNNGLDSNDKVLTMGHNNSKYGNDDGIEPGSIYDQRCAVCNDSDCDNSNAIVFCDGCDIAVHQECYGVAFIPEGQWLCRKCMINKNKVTQCVFCPSTTGAFKQLDNSLWGHVVCGLWINELYFANPVYMEPIEGIESIPKSRWKLTCYICRQRIGACIQCTNRSCFQAYHVTCAKRAGLHMEMTQGVKGALSNKLTLRSFCDKHTPPSELDILPTILEGIEKTRLYYRDTKLLNEQNAKLSSDQKVANKLNIFKWKTELNTPIAPKAFSDKLVELMYSLKVENQINLPEESMNQVLELSVLPNRTKEEIHQDLTSIANEICRYWCLKRELKNGTPLVRKNNDFNTLTIGSGGGSTTSGSLLYDFNNLEQSRPNESQMNDKINFGNVLVKDLRKLISMNQLNTQRQVVAKEAEELSLDIAEIYYFPLSESIKTLVDRLNTKFDPNYVILNYLPKSSTSSSPCKSLKVIMDHNEHNGYNESQQFKSDIDELATTIWKENKPSFNVYKKMKVWKREFDKTIAKLEARGNVFEPSHSPTFSADGLEVTIENAGDKNLLQYANTDGRRNHMLDTFQWQDVEISDLSDVEYDDSCEAQLEEFLKS encoded by the coding sequence ATGACTTCAAACTATGCATCTAGTCTAAACCACATACCTCCAATGAATCATGATGCATATGTCCAGAAACCTCGAGAGGAGATGGACCTTTCCGAATTGTATCCTGACTTGGATGAGTCGCTGCAAATACCGATCTTCTTTATCGACTACCTGAATGAGGATCAAGAGTATGGAAATTTTAGCGCTGGAAAAACTCAGCAATTTGCCAATGGAAAGAGCAATACTTCGGCAAGTGATGGTCAAATTACCAATCTAAAAGCACCGGTATTTAAGAAGATTCAACCAACGGTCCCCAACCCCAATATCAAGTTTAACAAACAACTTCTTGAATATGGATTTCAAGAGCCTTCAAAGGGCAGCGGTCGCAAGGAGAAGAACACTTATATACGACAGTTTGAAATACCGACTAGTATAGTGAAGCAAAGTGACAAGATTGACGAGGAGACAATTATCAAACAGTACTTGAACAAACGACAACTACTAGTGGAGTATGACATGGACGAGCAGGATACGCTTTACCTACAGGATAGgaacaaacaaaccaaaaatgTTATTAAAATCACTCCAGAAGTGTTTGAGACGATGATTACTACGTTGGAAGATGAATGGAGTAAACTTGAACATCGAATGAATATGTTGACTAATACTGACGGCCAAAACAACGGACTTGATTCAAACGATAAAGTATTAACAATGGGACATAACAATTCAAAGTATGGGAATGATGATGGAATAGAGCCTGGGTCTATCTATGATCAAAGATGTGCTGTTTGTAACGATAGTGATTGTGATAATTCTAATGCCATTGTATTTTGTGATGGATGTGATATTGCTGTGCATCAGGAATGTTATGGTGTGGCATTCATCCCAGAGGGACAATGGCTCTGTCGAAAATGTATGATTAACAAGAACAAAGTCACTCAATGTGTTTTCTGTCCAAGTACGACGGGAgctttcaaacaattggataatAGTTTATGGGGCCATGTGGTATGTGGATTATGGATAAACGAATTATATTTTGCTAATCCGGTATACATGGAGCCCATTGAAGGAATAGAGTCAATACCAAAGAGTCGGTGGAAGTTGACGTGCTATATTTGTCGACAAAGAATTGGAGCTTGTATTCAATGTACAAATAGAAGTTGTTTCCAAGCTTATCATGTTACATGTGCCAAGAGAGCTGGTTTACACATGGAAATGACGCAAGGTGTAAAAGGTGCTTTGAGCAATAAACTTACACTAAGATCATTCTGTGATAAACATACACCACCATCCGAACTAGATATACTCCCTACAATTCTTGAAGGCATTGAAAAGACGAGACTTTACTATAGAGATACTAAGTTATTGAATGAACAAAATGCCAAGTTAAGTAGTGATCAAAAAGTGgcaaacaaattgaatatatttAAATGGAAAACTGAATTGAATACCCCAATAGCCCCAAAAGCATTCAGTGATAAATTAGTTGAATTGATGTACTCATTAAAAGTTGaaaaccaaatcaatcttCCTGAAGAATCAATGAATCAAGTATTGGAATTGAGTGTATTACCAAACCGTACAAAGGAAGAAATTCATCAGGATTTAACTTCAATTGCTAATGAAATTTGTCGATATTGGTGTTTAAAACgagaattgaagaatgggACGCCACTAGTGCGTAAAAATAACGATTTTAATACACTTACAATTGGATCTGGTGGTGGGTCAACAACTTCTGGTTCGTTATTGTATGATTTTAATAATTTAGAACAAAGCCGTCCAAATGAATCACAAATGAATGACAAGATTAACTTTGGCAATGTGTTAGTTAAAGATTTGAGAAAATTAATATCAATGAATCAGTTAAATACTCAACGACAAGTTGTTGCTAAAGAAGCTGAGGAATTGTCGTTGGACATTGCTGAAATATATTATTTCCCATTGAGTGAACTGATTAAGACGTTGGTGGACCGATTGaataccaaatttgatCCCAATTATGTGATTTTGAACTATCTTCCTAAATCCTCCACCTCGCTGAGTCCttgcaaaagtttgaaagtAATCATGGATCATAATGAACATAATGGATATAATGAATcacaacaattcaaatccGATATAGATGAGCTAGCTACCACTATATGGAAAGAGAATAAACCAAGTTTCAATGTGTATAAGAAGATGAAAGTGTGGAAGAGAGAGTTTGATAAAACGATTGCTAAGCTTGAAGCTAGAGGCAATGTTTTCGAGCCATCGCATCTGCCAACATTTTCTGCAGATGGATTGGAAGTCACAATCGAAAATGCGGGTGATAAAAATTTGTTACAGTACGCAAATACTGATGGGCGAAGAAATCATATGTTGGACACATTTCAATGGCAAGATGTTGAGATAAGTGATCTCAGTGATGTTGAATACGATGATTCTTGCGAAGCCCAATTGGAGGAGTTCTTAAAGAGTTGA